Proteins encoded by one window of Streptacidiphilus sp. PB12-B1b:
- a CDS encoding glutamine synthetase family protein, protein MAQPPEPPAQPSEEHPRVTAARLGGEGVVGVALGWVDNAGVGRVKAVPLARLADAADQGVGMSPVFDTFLVDDSMTSGRWLGGPDGDLRLLPDLSRAVALAAQPGWAWAPADRYRQDGTPHPACQRQFAARMAERAAARGLALRAAYETEWIVQRPDGGYPTDGPAYGMNRLTDLSDYLRDILSALAEQGLTVQQIHPEYAEGQFEVSVAPEGPVGAADTAVLVRHTLRAVSAAHGLRASFAPAFAPGGVGSGAHLHLSVWRTGPDAAPQNLLTGGPGRHGLTAQGEAFLAGVLAELPALLALGAPGPSSHLRLVPSHWAGAFQCWGPENREAALRLVPGLPDRPESANAEVKCFDGAANPYLAVGGVIAAGLAGMDAGAVLPPEVRGDPASADGVPRLPTGPEQALAAFEASAVLREALGEVLHDTVAAVRRAEAAAFAGQPPEAVIAATRWRY, encoded by the coding sequence ATGGCGCAGCCGCCCGAGCCCCCGGCACAGCCGTCCGAGGAGCACCCCCGGGTCACCGCCGCCCGCCTCGGCGGTGAGGGGGTGGTCGGCGTCGCCCTGGGCTGGGTGGACAACGCCGGGGTCGGCCGGGTCAAGGCGGTCCCGCTGGCGCGGCTGGCCGACGCCGCCGACCAGGGCGTCGGCATGTCGCCGGTGTTCGACACCTTCCTGGTGGACGACTCGATGACCTCCGGCCGCTGGCTCGGCGGCCCCGACGGCGACCTGCGGCTCCTCCCCGACCTCAGCCGGGCGGTGGCCCTGGCCGCGCAGCCCGGCTGGGCCTGGGCCCCGGCCGACCGCTACCGGCAGGACGGCACGCCGCACCCGGCCTGCCAGCGGCAGTTCGCCGCGCGGATGGCCGAGCGGGCCGCCGCCCGGGGGCTGGCCCTGCGGGCCGCCTACGAGACCGAGTGGATCGTCCAGCGGCCGGACGGCGGCTATCCCACCGACGGCCCGGCCTACGGGATGAACCGGCTGACCGACCTCTCCGACTACCTGCGGGACATCCTCTCCGCCCTGGCGGAGCAGGGCCTGACGGTGCAGCAGATCCATCCGGAGTACGCCGAGGGCCAGTTCGAGGTCTCGGTGGCGCCGGAGGGGCCGGTCGGCGCGGCCGACACCGCCGTCCTGGTCCGGCACACCCTGCGGGCGGTCTCCGCCGCGCACGGCCTGCGCGCCTCGTTCGCCCCGGCGTTCGCCCCCGGCGGCGTCGGCAGCGGCGCCCACCTGCACCTGAGCGTCTGGCGCACGGGGCCGGACGCGGCGCCGCAGAACCTGCTGACCGGCGGCCCCGGACGGCACGGGCTGACCGCGCAGGGCGAGGCGTTCCTGGCCGGGGTGCTGGCGGAGCTGCCCGCGCTGCTGGCGCTGGGCGCGCCCGGCCCGTCCAGCCATCTGCGGCTGGTGCCCTCGCACTGGGCCGGGGCCTTCCAGTGCTGGGGCCCGGAGAACCGCGAGGCCGCGCTGCGGCTGGTGCCGGGGCTGCCGGACCGGCCGGAGAGCGCCAACGCCGAGGTCAAGTGCTTCGACGGGGCGGCCAATCCGTACCTGGCGGTGGGCGGGGTGATCGCGGCCGGTCTGGCCGGGATGGACGCCGGAGCGGTGCTGCCGCCGGAGGTGCGCGGCGATCCGGCCTCGGCCGACGGCGTCCCCCGGCTGCCGACCGGCCCCGAGCAGGCGCTGGCGGCGTTCGAGGCGTCGGCGGTGCTGCGGGAGGCCCTGGGCGAGGTGCTGCACGACACCGTCGCGGCGGTCCGCCGGGCGGAGGCCGCGGCCTTCGCCGGGCAGCCGCCCGAGGCCGTGATCGCCGCCACCCGCTGGCGCTACTGA
- a CDS encoding MaoC family dehydratase has product MQFGRTYEEFEVGAVYKHWPGKTVTEYDDHLFCLLTMNHHPLHLDSNYAERTTDFGRNVVVGNYVYSLLLGMSVPDVSGKAIANLEVESLRHIAPTFHGDTIYGETVVLDKTPSKSKSDRGIVHVETKGYKQDGTVVCVFRRKVMVPTETYIKERGGEQPGRPEPLS; this is encoded by the coding sequence ATGCAGTTCGGACGCACCTACGAGGAGTTCGAGGTCGGCGCGGTCTACAAGCACTGGCCCGGGAAGACCGTCACCGAGTACGACGACCACCTCTTCTGCCTGCTGACCATGAACCACCACCCGCTGCACCTGGACAGCAACTACGCCGAGAGGACGACGGACTTCGGCAGGAACGTGGTGGTCGGCAACTACGTCTACTCGCTGCTGCTCGGCATGTCGGTGCCGGACGTCTCCGGCAAGGCCATCGCCAACCTGGAGGTCGAGTCGCTGCGGCACATCGCGCCGACCTTCCACGGCGACACCATCTACGGCGAGACCGTGGTGCTGGACAAGACCCCGTCGAAGTCCAAGTCGGACCGCGGCATCGTCCACGTCGAGACCAAGGGCTACAAGCAGGACGGCACGGTCGTCTGCGTGTTCCGCCGCAAGGTGATGGTGCCGACCGAGACGTACATCAAGGAGCGGGGCGGGGAGCAGCCGGGGCGGCCCGAGCCGCTGAGCTGA
- a CDS encoding acyl-CoA dehydrogenase family protein has translation MGRLAQTEGLTEIQQDILATVRNFVDKEIIPVATELEHRDEYPADIVEGMKEMGLFGLMIPEEYGGLGESLLTYALVVEEIARGWMSVSGIVNTHFIVAYMIAQHGTQAQKDHFLPRMATGEVRGAFSMSEPGLGSDVGAIRTKGVRDGDDYVINGQKMWLTNGGTSTLVAVLCRTDEGQPEGAAPHKSMTTFLIEKTPGFGPNETVPGLTIPGKIEKMGYKGVDTTEMVLEDVRVPADMVLGGVSGRGFYQMMDGVEVGRVNVAARGCGVAQRAFELGIRYAQQRSTFGKKIAQHQAIQFKLSEMATKVEAAHQMMVMAARKKDSGQRNDLEAGMAKYLASEYCKEVVEDSFRIHGGYGFSKEYEIERLYREAPMLLIGEGTAEIQKMIIGRRLLEDYKLAE, from the coding sequence ATGGGACGCCTTGCCCAGACCGAAGGTCTCACCGAGATCCAGCAGGACATCCTCGCCACCGTCCGGAACTTTGTCGACAAGGAGATCATCCCGGTCGCCACCGAACTGGAGCACCGGGACGAGTACCCCGCCGACATCGTCGAGGGGATGAAGGAGATGGGCCTGTTCGGGCTCATGATCCCGGAGGAGTACGGCGGGCTCGGCGAGTCGCTGCTGACCTACGCCCTGGTGGTGGAGGAGATCGCCCGCGGCTGGATGTCGGTGTCCGGCATCGTGAACACGCACTTCATCGTGGCCTACATGATCGCCCAGCACGGCACCCAGGCGCAGAAGGACCACTTCCTGCCGCGGATGGCGACCGGCGAGGTGCGCGGCGCGTTCTCGATGTCGGAGCCCGGGCTGGGCTCGGACGTGGGCGCGATCCGCACCAAGGGCGTCCGGGACGGCGACGACTACGTGATCAACGGCCAGAAGATGTGGCTGACCAACGGCGGCACCTCCACCCTGGTCGCGGTGCTGTGCCGGACCGACGAGGGGCAGCCGGAGGGCGCGGCCCCGCACAAGTCGATGACCACCTTCCTGATCGAGAAGACGCCGGGCTTCGGCCCGAACGAGACCGTCCCCGGGCTGACCATCCCCGGCAAGATCGAGAAGATGGGCTACAAGGGCGTCGACACCACCGAGATGGTGCTGGAGGACGTCCGGGTGCCGGCCGACATGGTGCTGGGCGGGGTCTCCGGCCGGGGCTTCTACCAGATGATGGACGGCGTCGAGGTGGGCCGGGTGAACGTGGCCGCCCGCGGCTGCGGGGTGGCGCAGCGCGCCTTCGAGCTGGGCATCCGCTACGCCCAGCAGCGCTCGACCTTCGGCAAGAAGATCGCGCAGCACCAGGCGATCCAGTTCAAGCTGTCGGAGATGGCCACCAAGGTCGAGGCGGCGCACCAGATGATGGTGATGGCGGCCCGCAAGAAGGACTCCGGGCAGCGCAACGACCTGGAGGCCGGGATGGCGAAGTACCTGGCCTCGGAGTACTGCAAGGAGGTCGTGGAGGACTCGTTCCGGATCCACGGCGGCTACGGCTTCTCCAAGGAGTACGAGATCGAGCGGCTGTACCGGGAGGCGCCGATGCTGCTGATCGGCGAGGGCACCGCGGAGATCCAGAAGATGATCATCGGTCGGCGGCTGCTGGAGGACTACAAGCTCGCCGAGTAG
- a CDS encoding Lrp/AsnC family transcriptional regulator, whose product MRSDSFDELDRQLVNALQLDPRIPFSRLASVLGVSDQTVARRYSRLRTEGLIRVLGLTDPEVLGEDRWMVRVQCTPDAASAIAEALARRDDTTWVSLNSGGTEISCVARAGVDQEEHALLLQRLPRTPSVVGVTAHCVMHTFFGGAMSLVTKWDTLAPEQVALLTPPPPSRGAERPVRLDEGDKRLLAVLAQDGRASLGELAAATGWSQSTVRRRMAELHDSGALYFDMEFERRIFDLTARALLWLSVAPAELAATGEALAEHPEVAYACATTGATNVHAVVFAPDTTSLYTYLTTRIASLPAIRQVETTPIMRQVKGASPLPARPLRAARLSPAAAARR is encoded by the coding sequence ATGCGATCCGACAGTTTCGACGAGTTGGACCGCCAACTGGTGAACGCCCTGCAGCTCGACCCGCGCATCCCCTTCAGCCGGCTGGCGTCGGTGCTCGGCGTCTCCGACCAGACGGTGGCCCGCCGCTACTCCCGGTTGCGGACCGAGGGGCTGATCAGGGTCCTCGGGCTGACCGATCCGGAGGTGCTGGGCGAGGACCGCTGGATGGTGCGGGTGCAGTGCACCCCGGACGCCGCCTCCGCCATCGCCGAGGCGCTGGCCCGGCGCGACGACACCACCTGGGTCAGCCTCAACTCGGGCGGCACCGAGATCAGCTGTGTGGCCCGGGCCGGAGTGGACCAGGAGGAGCACGCGCTGCTGCTGCAGCGGCTGCCGCGCACGCCCAGCGTGGTCGGGGTGACCGCGCACTGCGTGATGCACACCTTCTTCGGCGGTGCGATGAGCCTGGTCACCAAGTGGGACACGCTCGCCCCGGAGCAGGTCGCGCTGCTGACGCCGCCCCCGCCGAGCCGCGGCGCCGAGCGCCCGGTCCGACTGGACGAGGGCGACAAGCGGCTGCTGGCGGTGCTGGCCCAGGACGGCCGGGCGAGCCTCGGCGAGCTGGCGGCGGCCACCGGCTGGTCGCAGAGCACGGTGCGGCGGCGGATGGCCGAGCTGCACGACAGCGGGGCGCTCTACTTCGACATGGAGTTCGAACGCCGGATCTTCGACCTGACCGCCCGGGCGCTGCTCTGGCTGTCGGTCGCCCCGGCCGAGCTGGCCGCCACCGGTGAGGCGCTGGCCGAGCACCCGGAGGTGGCGTACGCCTGCGCGACCACCGGCGCCACCAATGTGCACGCGGTGGTGTTCGCGCCGGACACCACCTCCCTGTACACCTACCTGACCACCCGGATCGCCTCGCTTCCGGCGATCCGGCAGGTGGAGACCACGCCGATCATGCGCCAGGTGAAGGGCGCCAGCCCGCTCCCGGCCCGCCCGCTGCGGGCCGCGCGGCTCAGCCCAGCGGCGGCAGCACGTCGCTGA
- a CDS encoding amidohydrolase family protein — MAFRLPPGLLLLDHHCHSVTAADLSDDAFGSLLTESDRPQPPGTSAWDSALGLAVRRWCPPALGLEPHAPAADYLARRRELGPQRATGALLRAAALDACLVDTGLTEAAGAPLLDLPALARAGGARVREVVRLEQVAERLHSSSDGGSDGGPDGGPAGGSGTTAARFGADVAEALAATVRERDAIAVKSVAAYRHGLELDPARPSAAETARAAGEWLAAPAARLDHPVLLRHLLWTAVDLGLPIQLHTGFGDPDLTLHRADPSLLTPFVRAVEPSGVPLVLLHGHPYHRQAAWLAQAFPHVHCDLGLTLSYTGPGAVRVLGEFLELAPFGKVLFSTDAFGLPELFLTGAAAFRHALGALLADWIREGACGPADAHRLAAMLASGNARRLYGL; from the coding sequence ATGGCCTTCCGGCTGCCGCCGGGGCTGCTGCTGCTGGACCACCACTGCCACAGCGTCACCGCCGCCGACCTGTCCGACGACGCCTTCGGCTCGCTGCTGACCGAGTCCGACCGCCCGCAGCCGCCCGGCACCAGCGCCTGGGACAGCGCGCTGGGCCTGGCGGTACGCCGCTGGTGCCCCCCGGCGCTCGGCCTGGAGCCGCACGCCCCCGCGGCGGACTACCTGGCCCGCCGCCGCGAGCTGGGCCCGCAGCGGGCCACCGGGGCGCTGCTGCGGGCCGCCGCGCTGGACGCCTGCCTGGTCGACACCGGACTCACCGAGGCGGCCGGGGCCCCGCTGCTGGACCTCCCGGCGTTGGCCCGGGCCGGCGGCGCCCGGGTCCGCGAGGTGGTGCGGCTGGAGCAGGTGGCCGAACGGCTGCACAGCAGCTCGGACGGCGGCTCGGACGGCGGCCCGGACGGCGGCCCGGCCGGGGGCAGCGGCACCACCGCCGCCCGCTTCGGCGCGGACGTCGCCGAGGCCCTGGCCGCGACCGTCCGGGAGCGGGACGCGATCGCGGTCAAGTCCGTCGCCGCCTACCGCCACGGTCTGGAGCTGGACCCGGCCCGCCCGTCCGCCGCCGAGACGGCCCGGGCGGCCGGGGAGTGGCTGGCCGCCCCGGCCGCCCGGCTGGACCACCCGGTGCTGCTGCGGCACCTGCTGTGGACGGCGGTGGACCTGGGCCTGCCGATCCAGCTGCACACCGGCTTCGGCGACCCGGACCTGACCCTGCACCGGGCCGATCCCTCGCTGCTCACCCCGTTCGTCCGCGCGGTCGAGCCGAGCGGCGTCCCGCTGGTGCTGCTGCACGGCCACCCCTACCACCGGCAGGCCGCCTGGCTGGCCCAGGCGTTCCCGCACGTCCACTGCGACCTGGGGCTGACCCTGTCGTACACCGGGCCGGGCGCGGTCCGGGTGCTGGGGGAGTTCCTGGAGCTGGCGCCGTTCGGCAAGGTGCTGTTCTCCACCGACGCCTTCGGCCTGCCCGAGCTGTTCCTGACCGGCGCCGCCGCCTTCCGGCACGCCCTGGGCGCGCTGCTGGCCGACTGGATCCGGGAGGGGGCCTGCGGCCCGGCCGACGCGCACCGGCTGGCCGCGATGCTGGCCTCGGGCAACGCCCGCCGCCTCTACGGCCTCTGA
- a CDS encoding phosphatidylserine decarboxylase, translating into MPLSPSQRSATRPRVTLARGASPWLVPTVLTAAACTALTRRSRTWAVAAVPASALGAGMLWFFRDPERAIGEGRVISPADGVVQSIDAWPDGRTRVAVFMSPLNVHVNRAPLAGTVTSVEHVPGGFVPAFNKDSDRNERVVWHFDTELGDLEVVQIAGAVARRIIPYVPAGTKVEQGERVGLIRFGSRVDTYLPQGVEPGVVVGQRTTAGVTRLDRD; encoded by the coding sequence ATGCCCCTCAGTCCGTCCCAACGATCCGCGACCCGTCCCCGTGTCACGCTGGCACGCGGCGCTTCGCCCTGGCTCGTACCCACCGTGCTCACCGCAGCCGCCTGCACCGCCCTCACCCGGCGCAGCCGCACGTGGGCCGTGGCGGCAGTCCCCGCCTCCGCGCTCGGCGCGGGGATGCTGTGGTTCTTCCGCGACCCTGAGCGCGCCATCGGCGAGGGTCGGGTGATCTCCCCCGCCGACGGCGTGGTGCAGAGCATCGACGCCTGGCCGGACGGGCGCACCAGAGTGGCGGTCTTCATGAGCCCGCTGAACGTCCACGTCAACCGGGCCCCGCTGGCCGGCACCGTGACCTCGGTCGAGCACGTCCCCGGTGGGTTCGTCCCGGCGTTCAACAAGGACAGCGACCGCAACGAGCGGGTCGTGTGGCACTTCGACACCGAGCTGGGCGACCTGGAGGTCGTGCAGATCGCCGGTGCCGTGGCCCGGCGCATCATCCCCTACGTCCCCGCGGGCACCAAGGTCGAGCAGGGCGAGCGGGTCGGGCTGATCCGCTTCGGCTCGCGCGTCGACACCTACCTCCCGCAGGGCGTCGAGCCCGGCGTGGTGGTCGGCCAGCGGACCACGGCAGGGGTGACTCGCCTTGACCGTGACTGA
- a CDS encoding MFS transporter, producing the protein MNPPASTPENAMRKWIPLVAICLGTFMLLVDVSIVNVALPQMSTDLHSSFTSLQWVVDMYALVLAALLMVVGTLGDRLGHRRLYLIGLVVFALASLACGLAPNAGVLIASRAVQGIGGAAMLTSTTSLLNGSYHGRDRGTAFGVWGAVSGAAAAVGPVLGGLLTDSIDWRAIFFVNLPIAAAAVVMTLRYLANDEGRISGRLDYPGAVCFTVFAGGLTYGLIESAGDGWGSATVLVSLGVALVALIAFVAVESRSANPLLDLSLMRNRSFVGLSLAALMLNAAAFAHLTYTSIWLQSVLNLSPIQAGLVVCPLAVSAFVVASLSGRFFHKLAPQWPIGIGLMLIGAGALLLTLVSAGSSWTVVLPGMIVTGLGVGLATPIMMSSAMASVPRQRAGMASGAINTGRQLGYALGIAVLGTVFARRITSYVTASGKVPDPQAASSALSGGRAGAVLAQTPADHRAAAEQLVHAAFAVGLDRVYLTAGIVGLVAGVLVLLLVRRSNAPAPWEAQNAGKPTAGAASAH; encoded by the coding sequence GTGAATCCGCCCGCCTCCACCCCGGAGAACGCCATGCGCAAATGGATACCCCTGGTGGCCATCTGCCTCGGCACCTTCATGCTGCTGGTCGACGTCAGCATCGTGAACGTCGCCCTGCCGCAGATGTCGACCGACCTGCACTCCTCGTTCACCTCCCTGCAGTGGGTCGTGGACATGTACGCCCTGGTCCTGGCCGCCCTGCTGATGGTCGTAGGCACCCTGGGCGACCGCCTCGGCCACCGCCGGCTCTATCTGATCGGCCTGGTCGTCTTCGCCCTGGCCTCCCTGGCCTGCGGCCTCGCCCCCAACGCCGGGGTGCTGATCGCCTCGCGCGCGGTGCAGGGCATCGGCGGCGCGGCCATGCTGACGTCCACCACCTCGCTGCTGAACGGCTCGTACCACGGCCGGGACCGGGGCACCGCCTTCGGTGTCTGGGGCGCGGTCAGCGGGGCCGCCGCCGCCGTCGGCCCGGTCCTCGGCGGGCTGCTCACCGACTCGATCGACTGGCGGGCGATCTTCTTCGTCAACCTGCCGATCGCGGCCGCCGCCGTGGTGATGACCCTGCGCTACCTGGCCAACGACGAGGGCCGGATCTCCGGCCGGCTGGACTACCCGGGCGCGGTCTGCTTCACCGTCTTCGCGGGCGGCCTCACCTACGGCCTGATCGAGAGCGCCGGCGACGGCTGGGGCAGCGCCACGGTGCTGGTCTCGCTCGGCGTGGCACTGGTCGCGCTGATCGCCTTCGTCGCCGTCGAGAGCCGCAGCGCCAACCCGCTGCTCGACCTGTCGCTGATGCGCAACCGCAGCTTCGTCGGGCTCAGCCTGGCCGCGCTGATGCTCAACGCGGCCGCCTTCGCCCACCTCACCTACACCTCGATCTGGCTCCAGTCGGTGCTGAACCTCAGCCCGATCCAGGCCGGCCTGGTGGTCTGCCCGCTGGCCGTCTCCGCTTTCGTGGTGGCCTCGCTCAGCGGACGCTTCTTCCACAAGTTGGCGCCGCAGTGGCCCATCGGCATCGGGCTGATGCTGATCGGCGCGGGCGCGCTGCTGCTCACCCTGGTGTCCGCCGGCTCCTCGTGGACGGTGGTCCTGCCCGGCATGATCGTCACCGGCCTCGGGGTCGGCCTGGCCACGCCGATCATGATGTCCTCGGCCATGGCCAGCGTGCCGCGGCAGCGGGCCGGTATGGCCAGCGGCGCCATCAACACCGGGCGCCAGCTCGGCTACGCCCTGGGCATCGCGGTGCTGGGCACCGTCTTCGCCCGGCGGATCACCAGTTATGTCACCGCCAGCGGCAAGGTCCCCGATCCGCAGGCGGCCTCCTCGGCGCTGAGCGGCGGCCGGGCCGGAGCGGTGCTGGCGCAGACCCCGGCCGACCACCGGGCCGCCGCTGAGCAGCTGGTGCACGCCGCCTTCGCGGTCGGCCTGGACCGGGTCTACCTGACCGCGGGCATCGTCGGCCTGGTGGCCGGGGTGCTGGTGCTGCTGCTGGTCCGGCGCTCGAACGCGCCGGCGCCGTGGGAGGCCCAGAACGCCGGGAAGCCCACCGCCGGGGCCGCGTCCGCGCACTGA
- a CDS encoding phosphatidylcholine/phosphatidylserine synthase, translating into MTVTDPETVQESDTDGEHAARRLRWARDRELRAPRSPQHLSTADVFTLGNAVCGFLAIYCTTTGVLIPHLTGEASGGDRRSAAAAVTLLLIGSMCDLFDGLVARKLRSSALGAELDNLADLISFGIAPAYFVVVWGMVTNGASQRLSAGIAIVVLLAVVLRLARFSCTTMRPGVFQGMPCPMGAMTVISIVLLNPPFIPAVLGIVAVAALMVSKVEYPKPHGVLATATLSWIVVSMGCLAAWATGVPGGHTLLQIGASLQVSLALMAPLMVIRRKVGDVRARRAESRITH; encoded by the coding sequence TTGACCGTGACTGATCCGGAGACCGTGCAGGAGTCCGACACCGACGGCGAGCACGCCGCCCGCAGGCTGCGCTGGGCCCGGGACCGCGAACTGCGCGCCCCCCGCTCCCCGCAGCACCTTTCCACCGCCGACGTTTTCACACTCGGCAACGCGGTGTGCGGCTTCCTGGCGATCTACTGCACCACCACCGGGGTGCTGATCCCGCACCTGACCGGTGAGGCCAGCGGCGGCGACCGGCGCAGCGCCGCCGCCGCGGTGACGCTGCTGCTGATCGGCTCCATGTGCGACCTGTTCGACGGACTGGTCGCCCGCAAGCTGCGCAGCTCCGCCCTGGGCGCCGAGCTGGACAACCTCGCGGACCTGATCAGCTTCGGCATCGCCCCGGCCTACTTCGTGGTGGTCTGGGGCATGGTCACCAACGGCGCCAGCCAGCGGCTGTCGGCCGGCATCGCCATCGTGGTGCTGCTCGCGGTCGTACTGCGGCTGGCGCGCTTCTCCTGCACCACCATGCGGCCGGGCGTGTTCCAGGGCATGCCGTGCCCGATGGGCGCGATGACGGTCATCTCGATCGTGCTGCTGAACCCGCCGTTCATTCCCGCCGTGCTGGGCATCGTGGCGGTGGCGGCGCTGATGGTCAGCAAGGTCGAGTACCCCAAGCCGCACGGGGTGCTGGCCACCGCGACGCTGAGCTGGATCGTGGTCAGCATGGGCTGCCTGGCCGCCTGGGCGACCGGTGTGCCCGGCGGGCACACCCTGCTGCAGATCGGCGCCAGCCTGCAGGTGTCGCTGGCGCTGATGGCGCCGCTGATGGTGATCCGCCGCAAGGTCGGCGACGTCCGCGCCCGGCGCGCCGAGTCGCGGATCACCCACTAG
- a CDS encoding MarR family winged helix-turn-helix transcriptional regulator — translation MAERQRIDSAADAVADDRIQALGVVLTTASRLERLLGAAMERASGLSHPMFEVLLLVGARPGGVPMGELSRQLVLTSGGATRLVDRMVEAGLVARERSSGDKRVQVVTLTPAGEARLVEAARRHADELDRHVLGILAPERLAAVVEGLDELGRHVSDVLPPLG, via the coding sequence ATGGCAGAGCGTCAGCGCATCGACAGCGCCGCCGACGCGGTCGCCGACGACCGGATCCAGGCCCTGGGCGTGGTGCTGACCACCGCCAGCCGGCTGGAGCGGCTGCTGGGGGCCGCCATGGAGCGTGCCAGCGGCCTGTCCCACCCCATGTTCGAGGTGCTGCTGCTGGTCGGCGCCAGGCCCGGGGGCGTCCCCATGGGCGAGCTGTCCCGGCAGCTGGTGCTGACCAGCGGCGGCGCGACCCGGCTGGTCGACCGGATGGTCGAGGCCGGGCTGGTCGCCCGCGAACGCTCCAGCGGCGACAAGCGGGTGCAGGTGGTGACGCTGACCCCGGCCGGGGAGGCCCGGCTGGTCGAGGCCGCCCGGCGGCACGCGGACGAGCTGGACCGGCACGTCCTCGGCATCCTCGCGCCGGAGCGGCTGGCGGCCGTGGTGGAGGGCCTGGACGAGCTGGGCCGGCACGTCAGCGACGTGCTGCCGCCGCTGGGCTGA
- a CDS encoding NAD(P)-dependent oxidoreductase, whose product MASIAVIGAGGTIGRGIVSEALSRGHRVTAVVRDPSGYTLRAEGLTVAAGDALDPAAVARVAQGQDVLVSAVGGGDGPGHAALIEPAARALVEGVRTLGAAAPRLIAVGGAGSLEAAPGVRVWDSPGLPEGLLQIMHAHGDAQDYYNGVEDVRWTVLSPAATIEPGDRTGSYRTGTEQLVTDDEGRSRISVEDYAVALVDEIETPRHIGRRFTVAH is encoded by the coding sequence ATGGCCAGCATCGCCGTCATCGGAGCAGGCGGAACCATCGGCCGGGGCATCGTCAGCGAGGCGCTGTCGCGCGGCCACCGGGTCACCGCCGTCGTCCGGGATCCGTCCGGCTACACCCTGCGGGCCGAGGGCCTGACCGTCGCCGCCGGGGACGCGCTCGACCCGGCGGCCGTCGCCCGGGTCGCCCAGGGGCAGGACGTCCTGGTCAGCGCCGTCGGCGGGGGCGACGGGCCGGGCCACGCCGCGCTGATCGAGCCCGCCGCCCGGGCCCTGGTCGAGGGGGTGCGCACGCTCGGCGCGGCCGCACCCCGGCTGATCGCCGTCGGCGGCGCGGGCAGCCTGGAGGCCGCCCCCGGCGTCAGGGTCTGGGACAGCCCGGGCCTGCCCGAGGGGCTGCTGCAGATCATGCACGCCCACGGCGACGCCCAGGACTACTACAACGGCGTCGAGGACGTCCGCTGGACCGTGCTCAGCCCGGCCGCGACCATCGAGCCCGGCGACCGCACCGGCAGCTACCGCACCGGGACCGAGCAGCTGGTCACCGACGACGAGGGCCGCAGCCGCATCAGCGTCGAGGACTACGCGGTGGCGCTGGTGGACGAGATCGAGACGCCCCGGCACATCGGACGCCGCTTCACCGTCGCCCACTGA